The stretch of DNA CATAAGACAACTATATAGAAGACATACTGTATGGCTCAAGTCGATGTCCACATACATCTGACTATCTGCCTGGATGTGTAATTGTGCCAATCTAAAACTGAATCAGCTccttttttttgtgtgtgtgctGGGAAAGTATTGCCAAGTACAATGTTCAAAGAATGCACAAAGTTCATCGGGCCAACACATACCACATGACAGTGCGTGTATTTTATTATTAATTATGTACAGCAGTCATAATAATTTTGGTTGGACTGTGGAGGTGAAGGGAGAATGGGCTAAAAAACGGTTAGCATGGTATGGAGAGTTATTGATGTTCTAAATCACCTTTTTGTGAAGAACCGAGCATCCATCACAATTGATGAAGTTTGTGCTACTTTTAGGGTTTGTAACGGACAAGTGCTGACCTGAACTATGTGACTCATCCAACCAGCTCTATGAGTTAGTCGTACTACATGTCTTATGGTGTTGTCCTAAATTGCTGGTTTCTATTAGTTACATTCTGTTGATTATGAGGAAGTTGATATATGCATTTGCTATTTATACATGTTTTTCTTGGTTGATGAATCACTTTTTTGTGTGGACAAATAGATATActtcaagaggaagaagactggTGGGATTTCTTTCAACAGCACAGCACCTTTAACCCATATTGATGAGAAGCTCTGCTATCAGATACTGCATGAGTACAAAATTCATAATGCAGAGGTGCATGCCGGTGTGTGTTAGTGGCGTTATGTGTGCACGTTTTCAATTTTAACTCATTACTTTAATTTACTTGTAGGTATTATTCCGTGAGGATTCTACTGTGGATGATCTGATTGATGTGATTGAAGGAAATCGGAAGTACATCAAGTGTGTTTATGTATATAACAAGATTGATGTTGTGGGTattgatgatgtggataatcttGCTCGGCAACCAAATTCACTTGTTATCAGCTGCAATTTGCAGGTATGTTTCCTCCTTGATTATTTGTGGGGTGTCAAAAGTTAAAAAATTGGTGTCCAGCATAATTAAAGTTGGTGTTTGCTAGTGTAGATGTTACAGTAAGTTGTTTGTTTCACATTTTTGTTTGTTAAAAAAAGTGAAACTAGTCGTCCTTGTTTGCAGTTGAACTTGGACAGGCTATTAGCAAGAATGTGGGAGGAAATGGGTCTGGTGAGAGTGTATACAAAGCCGCAGGGTCAGCAGCCTGATTTCGGAGATCCAGTGGTTCTTTCTAGTGTATgtttgctctctctctctctctctctctctctctctctcacgccATGCATGCTTGCACTGAAATGGGTCTGATGGTTGTGTTGGCATGAATGAATCAGGATAGGGGTGGTTGCACAGTTGAAGACTTCTGCAATCACATCCACAGGAGCTTACTCAAGGATGTGAAATATGTGCTCGTGTGGGGAACGAGTGCTCGGCACTATCCACAGCATTGTGGTCTTGGCCATGGTCTTGAAGACGAGGATGTGGTCCAGATAGTAAAGAAGAAGGTCGGTTATTCTTTCTTTCTTATAGCTCAATAATCACGTCCTTGAAAACATTACAAGATGCTAACCCTCCCTGTGGATGTGCAACAACTTTGATTGATTCAGGAAAAAGAGGAGGGCGGACGAGGCCGTTTCAAGTCGCACACCAATGCACCTGACCGAATCTCCGACAGGGTGAAGAAAGCTCCTCTCAAGACATGATCCCATCGCCGATTTGGAACTAGCTGAGCCGGATGCTATTTTGGGCGACCATCAAGCCTGGCATCTCCGCACAATCATATGACAAATGTTGCTTTTATCCAGATAGTATATGTGCTCTCATGCTGTATAAGATGAGGCAGGCTTGTGTACACGCAGTGAGTGTTTTTGCCAGCAAACTTTGCAAATGAGTTAGTTACAGATGCTACCTCTTGTTATCGTACTGTGTTTGGAACATTAATTAATTAATGGATTCCACTACAAATCTGATTTGAAGTTATGTTCTCGCAAGAAATTGCCATGCTTGCGTCAACATAATTCGCCGTCCTGGATGTCAGATTTGTCATGGTTAAAAATCTGATGATAGATTTTTAACATTTCCGTTAATTAATGGATTCTACAGCTGATTCGCCCACTGGAATGCTCTTTTGCACACATTAATTACTGGACAAGATAAAACTGGCTCAAGTGCTCACACAGCACGCGTGTCGAGAGGCTATTGGCGCGGCCAGCGCTTTGGACGTCATCACGAAGCAGCTAATTTGTTATGCTCACGCCACCCGTTATGGGCCAGCGGGTCCAAATCTCCGACCCGTAAACCGACCGACCGACTGCTCGCTCGCTCGCCCCCCCTCGCCTCCCGTTCTCTTGCCGGCGATGACGCCGCCGGCGGCGGCCTCGCCGGGGCGGAAGTCTCCGGCCGCGGTCCTCTTCCTCTGCGTGGTCACTATCTCATTACTCATGTTCATACTCCTTGCCTCCTACACCCCCCGCCTTCAGCCCCACGGCCGCAGCCCCCACCGCCGCCTCAAGCTCCACCCCAAGAACTCCGCCGCCGTCGCTTCTTCCTACGGGGCCGGCGCTGTCCACGATTCCGGAGgaaaccgccacgcggcgcccttCGACCCGGCCATCGCCGAGCTGGAGCGGCGGCTGGAGGACAAGGAGTGGGAGCGCGAGCACTACCGCATCCTCCATGGCGACGCCGAGAAGGACGACCACATGAAGGAGTGGGAGGAGTTCCTCAAGGAGGAAGAGGACTTCATCAACGACGACGATCGCTTCAACGTCTCCGACCGCATCCGCGCGCTTTTCCCCAAGATCGACCTCAGCCCCAAGGACGGCTTCGTCTCCCTCGATGAGCTCATCAGGTGGAACCTCGATCAGGCCAGGGCTGACCAGCTCCATCGCTCCGCCAGGGAGATGGAGCTCTATGACAAGAACGGCAACGGGATCGTCTCCTTCACTACTTTCCGGGCGCTGCGCCAACAGTCCCATGGTACAACTCTTCCCCGCATTTTGTTCTTCTTTGCACGTTGAATGAACTCAGCGagccaaaaaaagaaaaaaaatcatcatGGAATAATATAATGCGGAATGAACTTACTAGCTAATGATTTGCAGGAGATGGCAACTCACTGGGGTTCCCGTGGTGGAAAGAGGAGCACTTCAATGCTTCGGACGTCAACGGGGATGGTTTCCTCAATAAAACTGAGTTTCACGAGTATGCATTCATTTCAGTGTACAAAAGATCATGTGGTTCTTGATTGTATATTAATACTTTCTGTATTTCTTTACTGCAGCTTTCTTAATCCAAGTGATTCGGAGAATCCTAAAATTATCAACTTGCTCTGCAGACAAGAATTAAGGTAAATTCTTCCTTTTCCGCAATCCTGAATTCCGTGCAGATTAAAGCAGACAAGTATGCGGACTTGGGTTTAAACTTGAACCTACTGCAGACGACTAGTACTTGGTACTTAGCTAGTAGTCCTGATTTCCTGCTAGTACCTTAATGCAGATTAAAGCAGCAAAATTTTACAATGCTAATCTTTATAGAGTACATGAATTTACATCGTTCGTTGGATGGTCTAACAGTTCAATATGAAGGGGTTGCTTGGTTCACAGTCACTGATAGGTGAACAGTGGCCTCCC from Triticum urartu cultivar G1812 chromosome 3, Tu2.1, whole genome shotgun sequence encodes:
- the LOC125543912 gene encoding developmentally-regulated G-protein 2, with protein sequence MGILERIKEIEAEMARTQKNKATEYHLGQLKAKIAKLRTQLLEPPKGASAGGDGFEVTKFGHGRVALIGFPSVGKSTLLTMLTGTHSEAASYEFTTLTCIPGIIHYNDTKIQLLDLPGIIEGASEGKGRGRQVIAVAKSSDLVLMVLDASKSEGHRQILTRELEAVGLRLNKRPPQIYFKRKKTGGISFNSTAPLTHIDEKLCYQILHEYKIHNAEVLFREDSTVDDLIDVIEGNRKYIKCVYVYNKIDVVGIDDVDNLARQPNSLVISCNLQLNLDRLLARMWEEMGLVRVYTKPQGQQPDFGDPVVLSSDRGGCTVEDFCNHIHRSLLKDVKYVLVWGTSARHYPQHCGLGHGLEDEDVVQIVKKKEKEEGGRGRFKSHTNAPDRISDRVKKAPLKT
- the LOC125543913 gene encoding calumenin yields the protein MTPPAAASPGRKSPAAVLFLCVVTISLLMFILLASYTPRLQPHGRSPHRRLKLHPKNSAAVASSYGAGAVHDSGGNRHAAPFDPAIAELERRLEDKEWEREHYRILHGDAEKDDHMKEWEEFLKEEEDFINDDDRFNVSDRIRALFPKIDLSPKDGFVSLDELIRWNLDQARADQLHRSAREMELYDKNGNGIVSFTTFRALRQQSHGDGNSLGFPWWKEEHFNASDVNGDGFLNKTEFHDFLNPSDSENPKIINLLCRQELRQRDKDGDGKLNFEEYFHGLHDHIHGYDDENAAISHIGNMTIANERFSKLDKDNDGFISEHELEPVLDKLHLSERYYARQQATHAISEADKDHDGRLTLEEMIENPYAFYGSVYFSDDEDYFHEEFR